In Akkermansia muciniphila, one DNA window encodes the following:
- a CDS encoding FtsB family cell division protein, with protein sequence MLWRRRYYHRFTLAELEIRREKRALIVQRALRLFAIVLALCLTMLLSLVCFKPWKDLRSLEHERSFLQAHLEKSREQMEQAKNEFIWISQDPHYFEMIARDKGNLALPGEHILRIAEPKRLK encoded by the coding sequence ATGCTCTGGAGACGCCGCTACTACCACCGTTTTACCTTGGCGGAGCTTGAAATCCGCCGGGAGAAACGTGCCCTGATCGTCCAGAGAGCCCTGCGCCTCTTTGCCATTGTCCTGGCGCTGTGCCTGACGATGTTGCTTTCCCTGGTGTGTTTCAAGCCATGGAAAGATCTGCGCTCCCTGGAGCATGAACGTTCCTTCCTTCAGGCTCATCTGGAAAAATCCAGGGAGCAGATGGAACAGGCAAAAAACGAATTCATCTGGATCTCACAGGATCCACACTACTTTGAAATGATTGCCCGGGATAAAGGCAACCTGGCTCTTCCCGGGGAGCACATTCTCCGCATTGCGGAACCCAAGCGACTGAAATAA
- the eno gene encoding phosphopyruvate hydratase → MEIIDVRGREIIDSRGNPTVEVDVALAGGAIGRASVPSGASTGEHEAWELRDGDARRYGGKGVLKAVENINKIIAPEISGHDATLQPAIDKIMIDLDGTPNKSRLGANAILGVSLAVAKAAAIQLNLPLFKYLGGPNAKVLPVPMMNIINGGAHSDSPIDFQEFMIMPKGAPTFRESLRYGAEVFHALKEVLHDRGLSTAVGDEGGFAPALKSADDALECIAQAVKRAGYALGTDIFIALDVASSEFYDPSRNLYVFKKSDGMGRTAEELTAYYQELQKKYPIISIEDGCAENDWQGWEQLTKAMGGNTQLVGDDLFVTNVEFLNQGISRHVANAVLVKVNQIGSLTETLDTVELAKDNKYSAIISHRSGETEDATIADIAVATNAGQIKTGSLSRSDRMAKYNQLLRIEEELGDDAIYGGKIHIL, encoded by the coding sequence ATGGAAATCATCGACGTCCGCGGCCGTGAAATTATCGACTCCCGGGGCAATCCCACCGTGGAAGTGGACGTAGCCCTGGCCGGCGGAGCTATCGGACGCGCATCCGTCCCCAGCGGAGCCTCCACCGGAGAGCATGAAGCCTGGGAACTCCGGGACGGGGACGCCAGGCGCTACGGAGGCAAGGGCGTCCTCAAAGCAGTGGAAAACATCAATAAAATCATTGCCCCGGAAATATCAGGGCACGATGCCACCCTTCAGCCGGCCATTGACAAAATCATGATCGACCTGGACGGCACGCCCAATAAATCCCGCCTGGGGGCCAATGCCATCCTGGGCGTCTCCCTGGCCGTGGCGAAAGCCGCCGCCATTCAGCTCAACCTTCCCCTTTTCAAATACCTGGGCGGACCGAACGCCAAAGTTTTGCCCGTTCCCATGATGAACATCATCAACGGAGGGGCCCATTCGGACTCCCCCATCGACTTTCAGGAATTCATGATCATGCCCAAGGGGGCTCCCACTTTCCGGGAATCCCTGCGCTACGGAGCGGAAGTTTTCCATGCGCTCAAGGAGGTGCTGCATGACCGCGGCCTTTCTACTGCCGTGGGGGATGAAGGGGGATTCGCCCCGGCCCTGAAATCCGCGGACGACGCCCTGGAATGCATTGCACAGGCCGTAAAACGGGCGGGGTATGCCTTGGGCACGGATATCTTCATTGCCCTGGACGTGGCTTCCTCCGAGTTCTACGATCCCTCCCGGAACCTGTACGTCTTCAAAAAATCGGACGGCATGGGCAGAACGGCGGAGGAACTGACGGCCTACTATCAGGAACTCCAGAAAAAATACCCCATCATTTCCATTGAGGACGGCTGTGCGGAAAACGACTGGCAGGGCTGGGAACAGCTTACTAAAGCCATGGGCGGCAACACCCAGCTGGTAGGGGACGACCTGTTCGTGACGAATGTGGAATTCCTGAATCAGGGCATTTCCCGCCATGTGGCGAACGCCGTTCTGGTGAAAGTCAACCAGATAGGTTCCCTGACGGAAACGCTGGATACGGTGGAACTGGCCAAGGACAATAAATACTCCGCCATCATCTCCCACCGCTCCGGGGAAACGGAAGACGCCACTATTGCGGATATTGCCGTAGCGACGAACGCGGGGCAAATCAAAACCGGCTCCCTAAGCCGCTCCGACCGTATGGCTAAGTACAATCAATTGCTTAGAATTGAGGAAGAATTAGGGGATGACGCAATTTATGGTGGCAAAATTCATATTCTATGA
- a CDS encoding FAD:protein FMN transferase produces MSSFFRQAVFPACCACLLSAAGAVRGQEGGMELPSVEPLSCAHAPDGRVTVRGAVMGTVFTVRAYPGSGMDAEEAEKICREALACAVHWEKVMSAMDAESGLARLNAAEYGISVPVSPELERVLLLALDYARLTNGAFDPTLGPCIRLWKKSRRLGILPSSEERECALRACGWEKLSVRQGMAVKAVPGMRLDLGGMGKGFALDRMAELLTTRGVCSFFMDSTSDVLAGASPPGEPGWRLLVDTGNGQGEVLLLSHAAVSTSGSARQMVKIGGKAYSHVLDPRSGLGVTEGRQVSVRASSAALADSLATAGCVMREDHFRSLTGGLPGVSVPAFFQSPPCSTEETRKRDGLRKEG; encoded by the coding sequence ATGAGTTCCTTTTTCCGGCAGGCCGTTTTTCCTGCATGTTGCGCCTGTCTGCTGTCTGCTGCCGGCGCCGTCCGGGGACAGGAAGGGGGCATGGAGCTTCCTTCTGTGGAGCCGCTTTCCTGCGCGCATGCCCCGGATGGGAGGGTAACGGTTCGGGGGGCGGTTATGGGTACGGTATTCACGGTGCGCGCTTATCCCGGGAGCGGCATGGACGCGGAAGAGGCGGAGAAGATTTGCAGGGAGGCTCTGGCCTGTGCCGTCCATTGGGAAAAAGTGATGTCCGCCATGGATGCGGAAAGCGGTCTGGCCCGGCTTAATGCTGCGGAATACGGCATTTCCGTACCTGTTTCTCCGGAATTGGAAAGGGTGCTTCTTCTGGCCCTGGATTATGCCCGGCTGACGAACGGCGCTTTTGATCCCACGCTGGGGCCCTGCATCCGTCTGTGGAAAAAGAGCCGCCGCCTTGGCATTCTTCCGTCCAGCGAGGAACGGGAATGCGCGCTCCGGGCATGCGGATGGGAAAAGTTGTCCGTCCGTCAGGGAATGGCGGTCAAGGCGGTTCCTGGAATGAGGCTGGATTTGGGAGGCATGGGCAAGGGCTTTGCCTTGGACCGGATGGCGGAGCTGTTGACAACAAGGGGAGTATGTTCTTTTTTCATGGACAGCACCAGCGATGTTCTGGCTGGCGCTTCTCCTCCCGGGGAGCCGGGATGGCGGCTGCTGGTGGATACGGGAAATGGGCAGGGGGAAGTGTTGCTGTTGAGCCATGCGGCCGTTTCCACCTCCGGGAGCGCCCGTCAGATGGTGAAGATTGGCGGGAAAGCGTATTCCCACGTGCTTGATCCCCGGTCGGGGCTGGGCGTTACGGAAGGGAGGCAGGTGAGCGTCCGGGCGTCTTCCGCCGCGCTGGCGGATTCCCTGGCGACGGCAGGGTGTGTGATGCGTGAGGATCATTTCCGTTCCCTGACGGGCGGATTGCCGGGAGTGTCCGTTCCGGCTTTTTTTCAAAGTCCGCCATGTTCTACGGAGGAAACGCGGAAACGGGACGGCTTGCGGAAAGAGGGATGA
- a CDS encoding glycoside hydrolase family 27 protein: protein MRLCRFLLPAVVGAAVSASFGAEFPNPYPAPASGVRLTPETPLSPSINGARIVGAAPGSRMLFQIPVSGERPMKIQAAGLPPGLKMDSRGLIAGTVPAGKREYKVNIQASNRHGKDVKELILKVGNELCLTPPMGWSSWYSFSEAVGQEHVLKTARLFAERGLVNHGWTYINIDDCWQGRRGGKYGAIQPNKRFPDMKAMCDAIHAMGMKAGIYSTPWMGTYAGFIGGSAPNAKSDYGEMAIPEKERKQEDQIFGRYPGVHRRKADHVGAVWLFDRDAKQWADWGFDYVKVDWNPNDVPTTKCIRKALDESGRDIVLSLSNAAPYEHAEELGKLANLWRTTGDIQDHWGSVSSIGFSQERWQKHMRPGHWNDPDILQIGKLGQPNQPNTTFVQTRLTPDEQYTHVTLWCLLSAPLIVSCDLEHIDSFTMGLLTNDEVIAVDQDPAARPARKAWSQGNFQVWTKELSDGSVAAGFFNTGKEKGILKVNLKELGLSGAYEARDLWKRADQGTVQGEMAVELNGHGASMFRFSKKK from the coding sequence ATGAGATTGTGCCGTTTTTTACTTCCTGCCGTTGTCGGCGCCGCCGTATCCGCCTCCTTTGGGGCAGAGTTCCCCAATCCCTATCCTGCGCCCGCTTCCGGCGTCCGCCTGACTCCTGAAACTCCCCTTTCTCCCTCCATTAATGGCGCCCGTATCGTCGGGGCCGCCCCCGGCTCCCGCATGCTGTTCCAGATTCCCGTTTCCGGGGAGCGGCCCATGAAGATTCAGGCAGCAGGGCTTCCCCCGGGCCTGAAGATGGATTCGCGCGGATTGATTGCGGGTACCGTCCCGGCCGGGAAGAGGGAATACAAGGTAAATATTCAGGCTTCCAACAGGCATGGGAAGGACGTGAAAGAGCTGATTCTGAAGGTGGGGAACGAATTGTGCCTGACTCCGCCCATGGGCTGGAGCAGCTGGTATTCCTTCAGTGAGGCTGTAGGGCAGGAACATGTGCTGAAGACGGCCCGGCTTTTTGCGGAACGGGGACTGGTCAATCATGGCTGGACCTATATCAATATTGACGACTGCTGGCAGGGCAGACGCGGAGGGAAGTATGGAGCCATTCAACCCAATAAGCGTTTCCCTGACATGAAGGCCATGTGCGACGCTATTCACGCCATGGGCATGAAAGCGGGCATCTATTCCACGCCCTGGATGGGAACGTATGCCGGTTTTATCGGAGGGAGCGCGCCCAACGCCAAGTCGGACTACGGGGAAATGGCCATTCCGGAAAAGGAGCGCAAGCAGGAGGATCAGATTTTTGGGAGGTATCCGGGCGTTCATCGCAGAAAGGCGGATCATGTGGGAGCCGTCTGGCTGTTTGACCGTGACGCTAAACAATGGGCGGATTGGGGGTTCGATTATGTGAAGGTGGATTGGAACCCCAATGATGTGCCTACGACAAAGTGCATCCGCAAGGCGCTGGACGAGTCCGGAAGGGATATCGTGCTCAGCCTGTCCAATGCCGCTCCGTACGAACATGCGGAAGAGCTGGGCAAGCTGGCGAATTTATGGCGGACGACGGGGGATATCCAGGACCACTGGGGCAGCGTCAGCAGCATCGGTTTTTCCCAGGAACGCTGGCAGAAGCATATGCGCCCGGGACATTGGAATGACCCGGACATTCTCCAGATCGGAAAACTGGGCCAGCCCAACCAGCCCAACACCACATTTGTCCAGACGCGGCTGACTCCGGATGAACAGTACACCCATGTGACCCTGTGGTGCCTGCTGTCCGCTCCGCTCATTGTCTCCTGCGATTTGGAGCATATTGATTCGTTCACGATGGGGCTGCTTACCAATGACGAGGTGATAGCGGTGGATCAGGATCCGGCCGCCCGCCCCGCCCGTAAAGCGTGGAGCCAGGGGAATTTCCAGGTGTGGACGAAGGAGTTGTCCGACGGTTCCGTGGCGGCCGGTTTTTTCAATACCGGAAAGGAGAAAGGAATTTTGAAGGTGAATCTGAAGGAATTGGGGCTTTCCGGCGCGTATGAGGCAAGGGATCTCTGGAAACGCGCTGACCAGGGAACCGTGCAGGGGGAAATGGCGGTGGAATTGAACGGGCATGGAGCGTCCATGTTCCGGTTCAGCAAAAAGAAGTGA